From the Anaerolineales bacterium genome, the window GGTCAACGGCCTGCCCCCCTACGAGAACCGAATCCGCCAGGCGATGATCATGGGGGTGGTCTTCGGACAGCGGACGCAATTATGGTGGGACCTGCCGGTGATCGAATCCTTCAAGATCCTGCGAGAGGTCTATCGGATCGATCAGAAAATGTTCGACGAGCACCTGGGGATGTTCAACGAACTGGTGGGATTGAAGGCACTGCACTCCCAGCAGGTTCGGACCCTTTCCCTCGGGCAGCGGATGCTGTGCGACATCGCCGCTTCCTTCCTGCACAATCCGCAGATGGTGTTCCTCGACGAGCCGACCATCGGGCTGGATATTTCCATCAAGGCCAAGATCCGCTCGATGATCCTGGAATTGAACCGGACCCGGAACACCACCATCATCCTCACCACCCACGACCTGGGCGACGTCGAGGCGTTGTGCCGGCGGCTGATCATCATCGACAAAGGCAGAATTCTCTACGACGGGGATATCAAGAAGGTCCATGCGCTGTTCGGTGCGTACCGCACGCTGAAACTGCAAATCCGGGATTTTTCCGAAACCACCCTGGCCGCCTTGCAGGATCGACTGATTGGGAAATTCGGCGCCGAACACGGAATCGCCGTTGCCCAGACCGAGGAATTCTGGACCGATGTGACCATCGACCAAGCGCGCAACCCGCTGGCGGACATGCTGGCTTTCGTGATGTCGGCCTTTCTGGTGACGGACGTGCGGATCGTGGAAATATCGATGGAAAACGTCGTGAGAAAGATATACGACGGAGCGCTGCAATGAGGGGTTACCTCGCGTACCTGCGCGGTGCGATGATGGTCGGCGTCGTCTACCGGGCGGGTTTCCTGTTCATCGTGATCGGCAACGTCCTGTATATGATCATCGCCTATTTCCTCTGGCGCAGCATCTACGGGACCAATGCCGTGCTTCATGGGCTGACGTTTGATCAGGCGATTCTCTACGTCGCGCTCGGCAGCACCGTCTTTCTGTTGTTGAAAACCTACGCCGATTACGGCATGGCCGGGGATATCCGGAGCGGAGCGATCGCGATCTTCCTCACCAAACCGGTGGATTACCAATTCTATACGTTAGCCGTCAACCTCGGCTTCACCTCGACCACGATGATCTCGGTTACGATCCCGACCGTCCTCCTGATGATCCTGCTGCGAATCAGCATCCCGCTCGGGTGGGGCCTGCTGTTCTTCCCCCTCAGTCTGGCGCTGGCGTTCGTCATCAATTTTAACTTCGATTACATCATCGGATTGATGTCGTTCTACACCGAGGCGATCTGGGGAATGAGCACCACCAAGGAGATCATCATCGCCGTGCTGTCGGGCGCACTGCTGCCGCTGCAGTTCTTTCCGGAGGCGGTCCAGCGGGTTCTGATGTGGCTTCCGTTCCAGGCCATCTACTTCACGCCGCTGATGATGGTGACCCGGCCGGATCAGGAGTTGGCAGTGTTTCTGCGGATGATCGCCGTGCAGGCCTTCTGGCTGGGGGCGACCTACGCGCTCACCCGGCTGGTGTACACCCGGGCCGTCAAAGTCCTGCGGGTGGCGGGAGGCTAGGCGATGCGGACGATCGCAAGATACTTGCGGCTGTATTTCCTGATCGAGGCCCAGTACATCAAGGCCCAGATGCAGTACCGGGCGGATTTTTTCATCAGCTCGATCGGGATGTTCTTCAACAGCCTGATCACGCTCAGCGTTTTCGTCGTCCTGTTCGAAACCATTCCCAGCCTGGCGGGGTGGAGTCTGATTGAGCTGGTGTTCATCTACGCCTTCTATCTGATCGCCCTCTCCCCGATGCAGATCTTCTTCGACAACATCTGGTTCATCCGCTTCCAGGTGCAATCCGGGGATTTCCTGAAATATTATTTCCGCCCCTTGAACATGCTTTTCTACTACATGTCCGACCGGTTCGACATTAAAGGCCTTACCCAATTGGCGGCGGGCATAGCTCTGATGGTGTACGCCTCCGTCCAATTGCGGTTGGAATGGACGGCGGACAAGTTGTTGCTGCTGGGAATCGCGGTGTTCGGCGGATCGCTGGTGGTGATCGCCGTCGCCGTGACGGCGGGCTGCGCGGCCTTTTGGGTGATAAATTCCTACCCGATGCTGGCCTTGGCCTGGAAATTGCGCGAGTTCGCGCCGTATCCGATCACAATTTTCGACGGCGTGTTCCGCTTCCTCTTCACCTTCGTCATTCCAATCGGGTTCATCGCCTTCTATCCGGCGCAGTTCTTCCTCCGGCCCGGAGAAATATCGGCTTGGATTTATTTGAGTCCCATCATCGGGATCGGCCTGTTCGCGTTGATGTACCGGGTGTGGACCCTGGGGGTGAACAGTTACACCGGCACCGGATCGTAACCAAACGCGGAGTTCTTAGAATGCCTTTGTGCCTTCGTGGTTAGTAGACCACCAAGACACAAAGCCGCCAAGGTGAAGCGAAGGGATTTTCTTCGTGCCTTTGTGCTTTTATGGTTAGAAAACCACCAAGATACAAAGACAACAAGAGGAAGCGAAGGGGTTTTCTTCGTGCCTTTGTGCCTTCGTGGTTAGTAGACCACCAAGACACAAAGCCGCCAAGGTGAAGCGAAAGGGTTTTCTTCTTGCCTTCGTGGTTGGAAACCTGCCAAGACACAAAGACACCAAGGGGAAGCGAAGGGGTTTTCTTAATTTCTCCGTGATCTAGAAGAATCGTTACTATGACATTTCAGTTCTTGTAGTCCTTTAGTGTCCATTTCCTTATATCCGCATCCAATTCCATTTTTTAAGCTGAAAAATGGACTTTACTGCTACTTGCAGAATAAGAACAAATGTACTATAATGAAAAAGATATGGATTCCCTTGCTAAATTAACCGCGATTTCTCAAGATACCCAGGTAGAAGATCCCGAAGAATCCAACCGGAACCGTAACCCCGTCGCTTGCGATAACCTTCCCATCTACAACGCCGTCGTATCGGGTGGCGGATGCATCCGGTTGCTCAAATCACTGCTAACCTCCGTCTGCGAAAACAACTGCGCCTATTGTGGAATCCGTTGGGCCAGGGATTCCCGCCGGGTAACCTTCACACCGGATGAAATGGCGGATTTGTTCCTTCAACTTCAACGGATCGGGGCTTGCGAAGGGTTGTTCCTCAGCTCGGGAATTGCCGGAGGAGGGGTCCACACCCAAGACCGGCTCATCGCCGCGGCCGAAATCATCCGCCGCAGGGGGTATCAAGGCTATCTGCATCTGAAGATCATGCCCGGCGCGGAGCGGGGCCAGGTGGAGCAGGCCATGCGCCTGTCCAACCGCGTCTCGATCAACCTCGAAGCCCCCACCGCCGAAAGCCTGGCCTCCATAGCGCCAAAGAAACGCGCCGAAGTCCTGTTCGAACCGCTGCGCTGGATCGAGGACATCCGCCGGACCCAGGATCCGCGAGAAACCTGGAATGGCCGCTGGCCGTCCTCCAGCACCCAGTTCGTCGTCGGCGCGGCGGGGGAAAGCGACCGCGATCTCCTGCGAATGGCCCAGCGCCTGCGCCGCGAAGCCGGATTGGCCCGCGTCCATTATTCCCCCTTCGATCCCGCCGAAGGAACCCCGCTCGAGGAAGCGCCGCCGGAAAACCCTCTGCGCACCTTCCGGCTCTACCAGGCCGATTTTCTGATCCGCGATTACGGCTTCTCCGCCGAGGAATTGCTGGAAGAGAGGGATCGCCTGCCGCTGAACGTCGATCCGAAACTGGATTACGCGCGGGCGCATTTTTCGGATGCGCCGGTGGAAGTGAACCGGGCCGATCGGCTGGATCTGTTGCGGATCCCCGGCATCGGGCCGCAAACGGCGGCCCGGATCCTCAAAGCGCGTACGGGCGGCTCCCGCATCCGTTCGATCGAGGATCTCAAACGTTTAGGGATCAACACCCGGCGGATTTCCGAATTCATCCTGGTGGACGGGCGGAAGATCGGAAGCCAAATGAGGTTGTTCTAAGTGGGCGCTGAACAAGGCGGGAGAGGCCGTTGCGATACCCGGCCCGCCCGGCGGCCCGTCGGGAATGACTTCTCCTCCTGAGAACCCCCTCCTGACCCAAGCAGGGCGGGCTCCCCCGAACGGATACGCGGGGGGCGCTCGCACAGAAACCAGCCGGGTTTTTTTCCTCAGCCCTTGGCTGTTTAGGTTCTAGCCGGTCGTCGTCTGGCTCTTATCCGCCGATCCGTCCAGATCACACTTTGGCAGTACTGCGGCAACCCGGGAAACCTGAAAAATTAAGGTAAAATATCTGCAACTGCTCAAGTGTTACCGTCATAACGTTATCTCGACCAGCCGCCCTTCCCCTTCGTCATGCGTTGAAGGGAAAGGGCAAGCCGCTTCCGTGGATCTGTTTGCTTGCGGAATTGGGGGAACCCCCGTTCGTTCGCGGAGTTGTGGGAGGGGTGGGACGGCGAAAAAGAGGTTGAGCAGGAAAAATTTTAACAAATTTCCCAAAGGTGACGCATGGAGCGAAAAAACATCGTTGTCATCGGCGGCGGATTCGGCGGATTGGCGGCGGCCGTGCGTCTGGCGGCGCTCGGCCACCAAGTGACGATCTTCGAAAAGCGCGATAAGGCCGGGGGACGCGGGTATGTGTACGAGATCGACGGTTTCCAATTCGACGGCGGCCCGACGGTCATCACCGCGCCCTTTATGTTCGACGACATCTTCCGCGCCGCGGGCCGGCGGCGCGAGGATTACATCACCTTCGTATCCCTTTCCCCCTTCTACCGGATTTTCGACCACGAAAAGAAGGTTTTCAACTACAACGGCGATCCCGCATTCACCGCCGAACAGATCCGCGCTTGGAATCCGGCCGATGCGGAAGGCTACGCCCGATTCGTGCGCACCACCAAGCCGATCTTCGAAAAGGGTTTTTTGCAGTTGGCCGACAAACCCTTTCTGCACGTTTCCGACATGCTGCGCATCGCCCCCGAACTGATCGCGCTGCAAGCCTACCGCAGCGTGTACGGATACGTCTCCCGGTTCGTCCGCAACGAGTTCCTCCGCCGCTGCTTTTCCTTCCACCCCCTGTTGATCGGCGGCAATCCGTTTGATTCATCGGCGATTTACGCCATGATCCACTACCTCGAGCGCGAGTGGGGGGTGCATTTCGCCATGGGCGGGACCGGCGCCGTGATCCGCGGCCTGACGAAGCTGTTCGGCGAACTCGGAGGAACCCTGCATCTGAATTCGGAAGTCGCCGAGATCGTTGTCGACGGGCGAAGGGTGTCGGGCGTACGGCTGGCCGACGGCGCGTTCCATCCGGCCGACACCGTGGTGTGCAACGCGGAAGTGGCGGACGCCTATCTGCGCTTGCTCCCCCCCCGTCGGTCCTGGATCCGCTGGCGCATCCGGACGATGGAATATTCGATGTCGCTGTTCGTGATCTACTTCGGCACCAAGCGGCGCTATTTGGATTCGGGCCTGGCGCACCACAACATCATCCTCAGCCGCCGCTACAAAGGCCTGCTGGATGACATTTTCCGCCGGAAGGTCCTGGCGGAGGATTTTTCGCTGTACTTGCACATGCCGACAATCACCGATCCGTCGATCGCGCCGCCCGGCTGTGAGCTGTTCTACGTCCTTTCCCCGGTTCCGCATCTGGGCTCGGGGGTGGATTGGCGTCAGGCGGCCAAACCGTACCGGGACAGGATCATGGACTTCCTGGAAAAGAATTACCTGCCGGACCTGCAGCGCAACATCGTCGCCGAACATATGATCGACCCGCTCCATTTCCGGGATACGCTTAACAGCCACCTCGGCTCGGCCTTTTCCGTTCAGCCGACCCTGCCCCAATCCGCCTGGTTCCGCCCGCACAACCGCTCGGAAGATTATGACAATCTGTATTTCGTCGGAGCGGGGACCCACCCGGGCGCGGGTTTGCCGGGCGTGCTTTCCTCGGCGATCATCGCCGAACGGATGATTCGGGACGCGGGGTGAAAGTCCGATGACCGGAATCCGCGCTGTCCCGGCCGCCTCCGCGAACGCCGTCAACCTGGCTCACCGCCAGGCCGAACGCGTGATCCGCGAGCACTCGCGGACCTTCTACCTGGCTACCGGATTTCTTGCCGGCCGGGCCCGCCGTGCGGTCCGATCCTTGTACGGCTTCTGCCGCGCGACCGACGATTTGGTCGACCGCGGAAATGCGACGGTCGAGGACGTGGAGCGCTGGCGCGCACAGGTCGCGCTTCCCCCCGAACGGCAGACCGATCCGGTGCTGATCTCCTGGGCCGCCACCCGGGAGGAATTCGGCCTGGACCGCCGCTACGAACAGGAATTGATCGACGGCGTGCGGATGGACATCACCAAGCGCCGGTACGCAACCTGGGAAGAGCTGCAGCGGTATTGCTACCTGGTGGCGTCCACGGTCGGGCTGCTTTCGATCCCGGTCCTCGGGCTGGCGCCCGGGGCGGATCCGCAGCGCGCCGCCTTCTATGCCGTCCGGTTGGGGATCGCCCTCCAATTGACCAACATCCTCCGCGACGTGGCGGAGGACCTGGAGCGCGGACGGATCTATCTCCCGTTGGAGGACCTGCGCGCGCACGGCGTCTCCGAGAAGGATATCGAACGCCGGACCGTGGATGCCGATTTTACGGCCCTGCTGAGGTTTGAAATTGAGCGGGCCCGGGCGCTGTACCGGGAGGCATTGCCGGGGATCGCCCTCCTCAGCCGGGGCGCGCGCGCGGCCGTGGGCGCCGCGGCCCTCCTCTACCGGGGCATTCTCGATGAAATCGAAGCCTCCCGCTGCGATGTGTTTTCCAAGCGCGCGCATCTCACCGCCGCTAAAAAAATCCTGCGTCTGCCGGGGATTCTGCGGCGGGTCGCGTCGCTGCGGATGCCGCTCGAGGACGCGGCCGGATGACCGCCGGGGCGGGGGACGGCCGGCCGTACGATTTTCTCTTCGCCGGCGGCGGATTGGCCGGATTGAGTTTGGCGTGGAAAATTGTCCGCGGACCGTTTCCCAAGGCGCGCATTCTCCTGCTGGATAAAGAGCCGAAACGCAAGAACGACCGCACGTGGTGCTACTGGTCCGACGCGCCGGGGGATTTCGACTCGCTGGCCGAGCGGGTTTGGTCGGAGATGACCTTCGCCCATCCGCGCCTGTCTTGGAACATACCGCTCGGCTCTTTCCGCTACCGCATGATCCGCGGCGTCGATTTTTACCGTTTCCTGACCGGCGAACTGGCGCGGCATCCGAACGTATCTTGGGAATACGGGGACATCCGATCCGTCGCCGACGGGGCGGAAGGCGCGGAGGCGCTGGTGAACGGGAAGCGGTTCCGGGCGCGCTGGGCGTTCAACAGCCTGATCCGGCCGGGCGACGTCCCGATCGATTCCGGCCGGCACATTTTTCTCCAACAGCATTTTCTGGGGTGGGAAGTGGAGACCGACCGGGACGCGTTCGATCCGGACCGGTTCACCCTGTTCGATTTCCGCACTCCCCAGGACGGGGCGATGCGGTTCTTTTATGTTCTGCCCGGGAGCGCGCGCCGCGCGTTGGTGGAATACACGCTGTTTTCGCCGTCGGTGTTGGCGGAGGCGGACTATCAAGCCGCCATCCGCACTTACCTTCGGGAGGTGCTGGGCGTGGACCGCTACGAGGTCGTCGCCACGGAATTCGGCGTCATCCCGATGACGGACTACCGCTTCCCGCGCCGCCTGGGCCGGCACGTGCTGGCCATCGGCACCCGCGGCGGACGCGTCAAACCCTCCACCGGATTCGCCTTCCGCCGCATCCAGGCCGACACGGCGAACATCGTGCGCTCCCTGGAACGGCACGGCGATCCGTTCCACATTCCGCGGGATTCGACCCTGCACCGGAAATTCGACGCGACCATGTTGCGGATTTTGCGGCGGGATCCGGAGAGAATCTCCGACGTTTTTCTTGGAATGTTCGGGCGCAATCCGATCCGCAGGATTTTCCGTTTTCTGGACGAAGACATCGGCCTGATTGAGACGGTACGCTTGCTTTCCACGCTTCCGGCATCTCAATTTCTTCCGGCGTTCCTGGAATAGCCGTCGGACCTACTTCGCCGCGGCGTCCCCAAGTTGCGCCATCAGCTGCCGGACCTGCGATCGGTACCGGGTCAGCGCCTTGCGTCCTTTATCGGTCAGACGGTACAGCGTATGCGGCATCCGGCCGGCGAATTCCTTCTTGATTTCGATGTATCCGGCGTCCGCCAGCTTAATCGCATGGGCCGAAAGGTTGCCCTTGTTCAGACCCGTCGCGTTGAGCAGAAAAAGGAAGTCGGCGCTTTCGCATCCGGCCAGGGTGGCGACAATCGCCAGCCGCGCCGGTTCGTGGATCCAGCGGTCGAGTCCCGCAACCTGCGTGAAATCTTTCTCAGGTTTGGGCATACGGCAACCGAAGAACCCGCCGAAACGCAGTGATTCCGCTGATCAGGAGCAGGGCGGCCCATATCAGGCTGGGGAGGGAGGGGTTCCCATAGAACGGGGAAACATCCAGGAAGTGTTTCGGGCCTTCCAGATAGACGGCGTTCGTGGTGAGCAATTCGGCCGCGATGCACAGCCCGGATCCCGCGGCGGCGATCCACCGGTACCGGCGGATATCGAATTTTCTGCCGACAAGGTACATCACCCCGGCGAAGGAAACGATCATGAATACGCTGAACAGGTGAGGCCCGCCTCTCGCTTTCCAAAACAGGAACGCCAGTGCCAGGCATCCCAGGGCGTATGCGGCGGCGAAAATCAATCCGAAGCTCCGCCCGATCGGAAGGAAGAATGCGTGGCGCACGTCCCCCAACCGGGGCGCAACGAATCGCCGTTTTAACCCCGTGACCAGCAACCAAGCCAGGAAAATGTACGCAATCCAGACGGCCAGGAGTGCGGCCCCCCAAAACGCCACTTCGTTCTTCAGGGGATTGATTGGTTCCTTGGTGATGAAGGGCCAAGGCCAGGACCATGAGGGGAACGCCAAGGCGATTACCAACGGATACGTCCACAGCGCGGTGATCGCCCAAAAACCCGCCAGGGCCAGATCCCACAAGCCGTCAGCCCACCAAGCGCGGATCGAACGGCGGGTAAAGGCATCGGACGAAACGGAAGCGGTTCCGGTCGCAGCGGGCATAATTCACTCTCTTGTATACAGGTTTATAATGTATACTAGTATACGAAAAATATCCCCCGTGTCAAGGGGGTTGCGGAGGAGGGGCTCCGGGAGGGATTTAGCCGAAGCGGCCGGTGACGTAATCCTCGGTCTTTTTCATTTTGGGGGAGATGAACAGATCCCTTCCTTGCCCCCATTCCACCAAATCGCCCTGCAAGAAGAAGCCGGCCCAATCGGCCAGCCGCGCCGCCTGCTGGACGCTGTGCGGAACGATGACGATGGTGTATTTCTTCTTAATCGATTGAAGCGAATCCTCGACCTTCGCGGTGGAGATCGGATCCAGCCCCGAGGTCGGCTCGTCCAGCAGGATGACCTCCGGCTGGAGTGCCAGCACGCGGGCCAGGCACAGGCGTTGCTGCTGACCTCCCGAAATCGCGTGGGCCGGCTCGTCCAAGCGGTCCTTCATTTCCTCCCACAGCGCGGCCGCCTGCAGGCCCTCCTCGACCGCCCGGTCGAGGTTGCGGCGGCGCCGCTCCCCCGCGAGCCGCAATCCGTAGGTCATGTTTTCCCGGACGGTCATCGGCAGCGGCACCGGCTGGGCGAAGACCATTCCCACCCGCCGTCGGAGCGTCACCAAGTCCGCCGCCGGAGATAGGATGTTTTCCCCCTCGAGCAGGACTTTGCCGGAATATTGGGTTCCCTCCACCAGGTCGTTCAGCCGGTTGAAGGTGCGCAGGAGGGTGCTCTTTCCGCCGCCGGCCGGCCCAAAAAGGACGGTGATCGCGTTGCGCGGGATCTGCATCGAGATTTTATGGAGGGATTCGGTTCCGTCGGGGTATCGGACCGCGAGCTGTTCGACGTGGAATTTCGGAACCGACGAAGCATTCACCACTGCCGCCTCCGGCGGAAATAGCTGCGGATCACGGTGGCGACCGTGTTCATCGCCAGGACGAAAACCAGCAGCACCAGCGCGGTGCCGTATTGAATCCGGACCGGCATGCCCGGCACCTGGGTGGAGATGACGAACAGGTGATAGGGCAGGGCCATGGTTTCGTCGAGGATCGATTGCGGAAGGTGCGGCAGGAAGAACGACGCGCCGGTGAAGAGGATCGGGGCCGTTTCTCCGGCCGCGCGCTCCAAGCCGAGGATGATCCCGGTCAGGATCCCCGGCAGGGCTTGGGGCAGGACGACCCGCTGGATGGTCTGCCAGCGGGTGCCGCCCATGCTGATGCTCACCACGCGGAACGATTGCGGCACCGCGCGCAGGGCTTCCTCCGCGGTGGAAATGATCACCGGCAGGGTCATGATCGCCAGGGTCAGGCACGAGGCGAGGATCGAGGAGCCGAATCCCAGGAACAGCACGAACAGCGCCAGGCCGAACAAGCCGTATACGACGGAGGGAATCCCGGCCAGGTTGACGATGGCGATCCGGATCGTGCGGGTGAAGGTCGAATCCGGCGCGTACTCGGAAAGGTAGATCGCCGCCAGCAGCCCGATCGGGACGGCGATCACCGCGGTTCCCAGCGTGAGGTACAGGGTCCCGACGATCGCCGGCCAGATCCCGCCCTCGGTCATCCCGTTGCGTGGCATGGCGAGGAGGAACTCCGAAGTGATGGCGGGCCAGCCCTTCACCACGATAAAGGTGATGATCGTCAGGATCGCGAAAATCGTGAAGGCCATGACGGCCGTGAGCGCGGCGAAGGCGGTTCTCTGGGAGGCGGAGCGGGTCAGGCGCATCACGAAAGCATCCGTTCGGCGCGCTTCTTGGCGCGGAAGAGCATCGACGAGGCAATCAGGTTGACCAGGAAGGAGATCAGGAACAGGAGGATCGCCACCAGGAACAGCACGTGGTAGTGGGTGCTGCCGCTGGCCACCTCGCCCATTTCGGCGGCGATGGTGGCGGTCATCGTGCGGGCGGGGAAGAACAATCCGTCCCAGCGGATCTGGGGGGCGTTGCCGGTGACCATCATCACCGCCATCGTTTCGCCGATCGCCCGGCCGATTCCCAGCATCACCGCGGTCAGCACGCCCGAGCGCGCGGCCGGAAGCGTGACGCGCCAGATCGTCTGCCATTTGGTGGCGCCGAGGGCCAGCGCCCCGTCGCGGTAGCTTTTCGGGACGGCGTCCAGCGCGTCCTCGGCCACGGAGACGATCGTCGGCAGCGCCATCATCGCCAAGAGGATCGAGCCGGTGAGGGCGGTCAGCCCGGTGCTGAGGTTCAGGACCGTCCGGATCGCCGGCGCCAGGACGAGGAAGCCGAGAAAGCCCAGGACCACCGACGGCAGACCGGCCAGGATCTCGACGAACGGCTTGAGGATTTCGCGCATCCAGCGCGGGGCCACTTCGGCGATGTACACGGCGGTGGCGATCCCGAAGGGGATCGAGATCGCGGCCGCGCCGACGGTGACGACCAGCGAGCCGAAGATCAGCGGCAGGAGGCCGTACCGGCTTTCAATCGGGTACCAGCGCGCGCCCAACAGCGATTCCGGGGAGGTTTTGAACAAGCCCGGCAATCCCGCCTGCAGCAGGAAGACGAAAATCACCGCGACAAACAAGACGGCCGAATATCCGCAGGCGCGGATCAGAAGTTGGATGACGGCTTCGAATACATTACGGTGTCTGGCCATATGCCATGCCTGGGGAGCATCACCCGATCGGCACAAACCCCTTTTGTCCGACGATCTCCTGTGCCTGGGCGCTCAGGATCCAATTGAGGTATTCCTGGATCGCCCCGGCCGGTTCGCCGTTGGTGTACATATAGAGATCCCGGGAGACGGGGTAGGTTCCGTCGAGCGCGGTTTCCTTGCTCGGCGCCACGAACGGACCGGCGTCGGCGGTGGAGAGCCGGAGGATCTTGACCGCGTCGGTGACGTACCCCAGCCCGTCATACCCGATCGCATTCGGATTCTGACTCACCTCGGAGGTGATCACTTCCGACGAGGGCAGGAGCAGCGTGTCGGTGGAGAAGATCGCCGGGTCGTCTTTGCGCCCCAGCCGGATCACCGCTTCCAGGAAATACACATGAGTCCCGGAATTCACTTCCCGCGACACCCGCACGATCGGACGGTCCTCGCCGCCGACCTCCGCCCAGTTGTTGATTTTGCCGGTGAAGATGTCCGACACTTGCTGGAGCGTAAGCTGGTCGACGGGATTTGCGGGATGGATGATCACCGCGATCGCGTCGCGGGCGACGATGAATTCGTTCGGGGAAACGCCGTTTTTTTGCGCCTCCGCCAATTCTTCCCCGCTGATCGCCCGAGAGGCATTGGCGATATCCGTCGTACCCTGAATCAGGGAGGTCAACCCCACCCCGGAGCCGCCCCCCGAGACCGAGATCGATACCGTGGGGTCGACCACGGCATAGGCTTCCGCCCAGGCCAGTGCCAGGTTGACCAAAGTGTCGGAACCGCGGTTGATGATGATTTTGGAGTTTGTGGAGGAGGGGGAGTTGGGGAAAGAACAGGAGGAAACCGCAAGGCAGAGGAGTACCGGAAACCATCGCCAGACCCTTCTCATGTCCCCAATTGTAACAGAAACAAACGCGGATAACGCCAAAAAGATGGGGTAGAATTACCCCATGGCCAAGAGGAAGGTAAAATTCCTCATAGACGATCTGGATTTTCACTACGGCGATTTTGAGGCGCTGGACGACGTCTCCATGGAAATCGCCGAACGGGAGATCACCGCGCTGATCGGTCCGTCCGGTTGCGGGAAAAGCACGTTCCTGCGCTGCCTCAACCGGATGAACGACACCATTCCCAATACCCGGGTGGAGGGGAAAATCCTCCTCGACGGGGAGGACATTTATTCCCCGGATCTGGACGTGGCGGTACTTCGGCGCCGGGTGGGGATGGTTTTCCAAAAACCCAATCCCTTTCCCAAGTCCATCTTCGACAATATCGCCTTCGGCCCCCAAGTCCTCGGGCTGGACCGGCATGTCAACCTGTCGGAACGGGTGGAGCAGTCCCTGCGGCGGGCGGCTCTGTGGGAAGAAGTCAAGGACCACCTGCAGGAGTCGGCCCTGGGCCTCTCGCTCGGCCAGCAGCAGCGGCTGTGCATCGCCCGGGTGCTGGCCGTGGAGCCGGAGGTCATTTTGATGGACGAGCCGTGTTCGGCGCTGGATCCGATCGCGACCATGCGGATCGAGGAACTGATGCATGAGCTGGTGTCCGAGTACACCATCGTAATCGTCACCCACAATATGCAGCAGGCGGCCAGGGTTTCCCACAAAACAGGCCTGTTTTGGCTTGGGGAGCTGGTCGAGTTCGGAAATACCAAGAAGATTTTCACCCGCCCGTCCCATAAGCAGACCGAGGACTATGTAACCGGAAGATCGGGATAAAGGAATTTTTAATCCAAAACTAAGTGGATTTTCTGCAATTCTTCCTTATACTTAATTCAGGCGGTCAATACAGGT encodes:
- a CDS encoding phosphate ABC transporter ATP-binding protein — protein: MAKRKVKFLIDDLDFHYGDFEALDDVSMEIAEREITALIGPSGCGKSTFLRCLNRMNDTIPNTRVEGKILLDGEDIYSPDLDVAVLRRRVGMVFQKPNPFPKSIFDNIAFGPQVLGLDRHVNLSERVEQSLRRAALWEEVKDHLQESALGLSLGQQQRLCIARVLAVEPEVILMDEPCSALDPIATMRIEELMHELVSEYTIVIVTHNMQQAARVSHKTGLFWLGELVEFGNTKKIFTRPSHKQTEDYVTGRSG
- a CDS encoding phosphate ABC transporter ATP-binding protein; amino-acid sequence: MQIPRNAITVLFGPAGGGKSTLLRTFNRLNDLVEGTQYSGKVLLEGENILSPAADLVTLRRRVGMVFAQPVPLPMTVRENMTYGLRLAGERRRRNLDRAVEEGLQAAALWEEMKDRLDEPAHAISGGQQQRLCLARVLALQPEVILLDEPTSGLDPISTAKVEDSLQSIKKKYTIVIVPHSVQQAARLADWAGFFLQGDLVEWGQGRDLFISPKMKKTEDYVTGRFG
- the pstA gene encoding phosphate ABC transporter permease PstA, with protein sequence MRLTRSASQRTAFAALTAVMAFTIFAILTIITFIVVKGWPAITSEFLLAMPRNGMTEGGIWPAIVGTLYLTLGTAVIAVPIGLLAAIYLSEYAPDSTFTRTIRIAIVNLAGIPSVVYGLFGLALFVLFLGFGSSILASCLTLAIMTLPVIISTAEEALRAVPQSFRVVSISMGGTRWQTIQRVVLPQALPGILTGIILGLERAAGETAPILFTGASFFLPHLPQSILDETMALPYHLFVISTQVPGMPVRIQYGTALVLLVFVLAMNTVATVIRSYFRRRRQW
- a CDS encoding phosphate ABC transporter substrate-binding protein gives rise to the protein MRRVWRWFPVLLCLAVSSCSFPNSPSSTNSKIIINRGSDTLVNLALAWAEAYAVVDPTVSISVSGGGSGVGLTSLIQGTTDIANASRAISGEELAEAQKNGVSPNEFIVARDAIAVIIHPANPVDQLTLQQVSDIFTGKINNWAEVGGEDRPIVRVSREVNSGTHVYFLEAVIRLGRKDDPAIFSTDTLLLPSSEVITSEVSQNPNAIGYDGLGYVTDAVKILRLSTADAGPFVAPSKETALDGTYPVSRDLYMYTNGEPAGAIQEYLNWILSAQAQEIVGQKGFVPIG
- the pstC gene encoding phosphate ABC transporter permease subunit PstC, which gives rise to MARHRNVFEAVIQLLIRACGYSAVLFVAVIFVFLLQAGLPGLFKTSPESLLGARWYPIESRYGLLPLIFGSLVVTVGAAAISIPFGIATAVYIAEVAPRWMREILKPFVEILAGLPSVVLGFLGFLVLAPAIRTVLNLSTGLTALTGSILLAMMALPTIVSVAEDALDAVPKSYRDGALALGATKWQTIWRVTLPAARSGVLTAVMLGIGRAIGETMAVMMVTGNAPQIRWDGLFFPARTMTATIAAEMGEVASGSTHYHVLFLVAILLFLISFLVNLIASSMLFRAKKRAERMLS